Proteins from a single region of Hermetia illucens chromosome 3, iHerIll2.2.curated.20191125, whole genome shotgun sequence:
- the LOC119650835 gene encoding uncharacterized protein LOC119650835 yields the protein MLSNNQFTVSLPFSDSAEKLGSSAGFVKSRFYALERKLARNGDLRKQYTKFMKEYLDLGHMKEVNPDQIPHPHYFLPHHCVLKPDSTSTKLRVVLDASAKTSTNVSLNDILHVGPTVQDELFTILLRFRLPKFAFKADIQMMYRQIRLQEGERRFHLIWWREDSSLPLRCYELCTVTYGTSSAPYLATRCLEKLASENATKYPLGCEVLRRDFYMDDLMSGANNLTTAKEIQRQLVTVLKKGGFKLRKWSSNHNNLLQEIPSEDLEVHLNDDNEASIKTLGLIWLPRSDVFQIKVNPIEQRRATKRAIASEIAQSFDPLGVVAPVIMVAQLFLQELWALKYDWDPALPLELQTRWCTYREGLQKLDKVKIPRHVFAEGVPTSVQIHTFADATEKAYGAAAYVRSTKPEGTVISRLLCSRSRVAPIAKMTAGMTSLTIPRLELCAAVLAAELASRIKADLKIEGATSYLWTDSQIVLCWIHGQTEVRPAFVGRRIARIHAISNKDQWRHVKTANNPADVLSRGTTPDKLLEHYLWFYGPLFLHGREALWPSCFKPNTNRDEAKEKTEEISLPTEPGPEQDSLGSKEQEKVDKIVCPVISQQEEGSFVNKIEHSNSFQKLQRVTAYCFRFIKLLRNKDGKTVRPSG from the coding sequence ATGTTAAGCAATAACCAGTTCACGGTAAGCTTGCCATTCTCAGACAGTGCTGAGAAACTTGGATCTTCAGCGGGCTTCGTCAAGAGCAGATTCTATGCACTAGAACGCAAGCTTGCAAGGAATGGGGACTTGAGAAAGCAATACACCAAATTCATGAAGGAGTATCTCGACCTTGGTCACATGAAGGAAGTCAACCCGGATCAGATACCTCACCCGCATTATTTCTTACCGCATCACTGCGTACTTAAACCAGATAGTACCAGCACAAAATTAAGGGTCGTACTCGACGCATCAGCAAAGACCTCTACGAACGTCTCCTTGAACGACATATTGCATGTGGGACCAACCGTACAAGACGAACTTTTCACAATTTTATTGCGATTTCGGCTGCCGAAGTTTGCATTCAAGGCAGACATACAGATGATGTACCGCCAGATTCGACTACAAGAAGGAGAAAGACGCTTCCATCTAATTTGGTGGAGAGAAGATTCAAGCCTACCTTTAAGATGCTACGAGCTTTGTACGGTAACCTATGGAACTTCTTCTGCACCATATTTAGCGACAAGGTGCCTTGAGAAGCTCGCATCTGAAAACGCTACAAAATATCCATTGGGTTGCGAAGTCCTCAGAAGAGATTTTTACATGGACGACTTAATGAGCGGTGCCAACAATCTTACAACTGCAAAGGAAATTCAAAGGCAATTAGTGACCGTCCTGAAAAAAGGAGGTTTTAAACTTCGAAAATGGAGTTCCAACCATAACAATCTTCTGCAAGAGATCCCATCTGAAGATTTGGAGGTGCATCTTAATGATGACAATGAAGCTTCAATAAAGACACTAGGACTGATCTGGCTGCCAAGGTCCGACGTATTTCAGATTAAGGTGAATCCAATAGAACAGCGCCGAGCAACTAAAAGGGCAATCGCCTCGGAAATAGCACAGAGTTTCGATCCACTAGGTGTAGTGGCACCGGTGATAATGGTCGCTCAACTGTTTCTTCAAGAGCTGTGGGCACTCAAATATGATTGGGATCCGGCTCTCCCGTTGGAGTTGCAAACACGGTGGTGCACATATCGGGAAGGCTTGCAAAAGCTAGACAAAGTGAAGATCCCGAGACATGTGTTCGCTGAAGGAGTGCCAACGTCAGTACAAATTCACACATTTGCGGATGCTACGGAGAAAGCATATGGAGCTGCAGCATACGTGAGATCCACCAAGCCCGAGGGTACTGTAATAAGCAGACTACTGTGCTCAAGGTCTCGAGTAGCTCCCATAGCCAAGATGACAGCAGGGATGACAAGTCTCACAATTCCACGGCTGGAGCTTTGCGCCGCAGTATTAGCCGCAGAGCTGGCATCCCGTATAAAAGCAGATCTCAAGATCGAAGGAGCTACTTCCTACCTATGGACAGATTCGCAAATTGTTCTTTGTTGGATTCACGGTCAAACAGAAGTACGTCCAGCCTTTGTCGGCCGCCGAATCGCCAGAATTCATGCAATATCAAACAAAGATCAGTGGCGGCATGTTAAGACCGCTAACAATCCAGCAGATGTTCTTTCAAGAGGAACTACCCCGGATAAGCTTCTTGAGCACTACTTATGGTTCTATGGGCCATTATTCTTACATGGGCGAGAAGCATTGTGGCCTTCGTGTTTCAAGCCCAACACAAACAGGGACGAAGCTAAGGAGAAGACGGAAGAAATCAGCTTGCCCACTGAACCAGGTCCAGAACAGGACAGTTTGGGAAGTAAAGAACAGGAGAAGGTGGATAAGATCGTTTGCCCGGTAATTTCGCAGCAGGAAGAAGGCAGTTTTGTGAACAAAATTGAACATTCGAATTCGTTTCAAAAGCTTCAAAGGGTGACAGCATATTGCTTCCGTTTCATAAAGCTTTTAAGAAATAAGGATGGCAAAACCGTCCgtccgtccggatag
- the LOC119653131 gene encoding eukaryotic translation initiation factor 3 subunit A, whose product MSRYIQRPENALKRANEFIDVGKPARALDTLQDVFRNKKWTYTFSESVIEPIMFKYLYLCVELKKSHIAKEGLFQYRNMFQLVNVGSLENVIRGYLRMAEERAEAAQQQSSQAVLDVDDLDNIATPESILMSAVCGEDAQDRSDRTILLPWVKFLWESYCQCLELLRVNTHCETLYHDIARMAFQFCLKYGRKSEFRRLCDKLRKHLEDICKGTTTTTGVSITKLETQQLNLDTRLHQLDSAIQMELWQEAYKAIEDIHGLMSLSKKTPVAKTMANYYQKLAMVFWKAGNQLFHAAALLKLFQLTREMKKNITQEEMQRMASHVLIATLSIPLPSAHPEFDRFIETDKSPLEKAQKLAVLLGLNQPPTRVSLLKDVVRLNVVNLAAEQFTNLYTWLEVDFDPLNLCKRVQTVIDFISADENSLLNQYTQSLQDVTLMRLIRQVSQVYQSIEFTRLLELAQFTDAFYLERILVDCVRHNDMQITIDHKRRCIHFGTDLTESQREDHPDGPQLQSMPSEQVRSQLVNMAVVLHRAIAAIYPNRKKEEREKARLQMVENYHEIKDKEHHRILQRQKIIEDRKEFIEKLNIAREEEELRRQEELSRQHKLAEQKRIEQEIEERERKRRTNEIQAIKEKSLKEKMQQMSQTAHGKKMLSKLDEEGLKKLDAEQIAARETEELLKERKELQMKLKSQEKKIDYFERAKRMEEIPLIEKFLADKRVQDMEFWERQEATRIENAIAERKNAVAQQERLKRMHPDRDAFMEKLRAERQSLYVEKLKEFNAFLEEERKARLAKRIIERREARRQAWIKEKEEEKRRREEEIRKAQEEKERQEAERRRKEREAEEEKRRVMFEKQRQKEEETERRIQEEREQLARKEKERERDTRDTRDAWRGGQDRGEREDGWRKGPPRPTAAAAAGGESGAPESSWRTHRDTQGGGRGPAPGQGGGEKWRRTGDDRPIRRDDRPPRDDFRRGGDDRDRDGGRDRRDDRDKDRRDDRYGPPRRDGPRDGPRGENRGGDNWRARPAPRDDDRDGRDGRRPPQGGDRDRDRDRPSARGPPTKDGSWRSERQINRDDDRKERPPPRQERDNRDRDDGEWTNVKRR is encoded by the exons ATGTCGCGGTACATACAAAGGCCGGAAAACGCTCTGAAACGGGCCAATG AGTTCATCGATGTCGGGAAGCCGGCGCGAGCGTTGGACACGCTGCAGGATGTCTTCCGCAACAAGAAATGGACGTACACGTTCTCGGAATCGGTGATTGAGCCGATCATGTTCAAGTATCTGTACCTCTGCGTGGAGTTGAAGAAGTCGCACATAGCCAAGGAGGGTTTGTTCCAGTACAGGAACATGTTTCAGTTG gttaatGTCgggtctctggagaatgtgatCCGCGGCTACCTCCGTATGGCTGAGGAGAGGGCAGAGGCGGCCCAGCAGCAATCGTCCCAGGCCGTACTGGATGTGGACGATTTGGATAACATCGCGACCCCCGAGAGTATCCTCATGAGTGCCGTCTGCGGTGAGGATGCGCAGGATCGCTCCGACCGGACAATCCTCTTGCCTTGGGTCAAGTTCCTCTGGGAGTCGTACTGCCAATGTTTGGAGTTGCTGAGGGTGAACACTCACTGCGAAACCCTCTATCACGACATCGCTCGCATGGCCTTCCAGTTCTGCTTGAAGTACGGCCGCAAGAGCGAGTTCCGCCGACTGTGCGACAAGCTCCGCAAGCACTTGGAGGATATCTGCAAGGGCACGACCACCACCACCGGCGTGAGCATCACCAAGCTCGAGACACAGCAGCTGAACCTGGACACCAGGCTCCACCAGCTGGACAGCGCCATTCAGATGGAACTTTGGCAGGAGGCCTACAAGGCCATTGAGGACATTCACGGGTTGATGTCGCTCTCGAAGAAGACGCCAGTCGCCAAAACCATGGCCAACTACTACCAGAAGCTCGCCATGGTCTTCTGGAAGGCCGGAAACCAGCTCTTCCACGCCGCCGCCTTGTTGAAGCTCTTCCAGCTGACGCGGGAAATGAAGAAGAACATTACCCAGGAGGAGATGCAGCGCATGGCCTCGCACGTCCTGATTGCCACCCTCTCCATTCCACTCCCCTCGGCTCATCCTGAGTTCGACCGCTTCATCGAGACGGACAAGAGCCCGCTGGAAAAGGCGCAGAAGTTGGCGGTGCTGCTGGGGCTCAACCAGCCTCCGACGAGGGTGTCCCTCCTGAAGGACGTG GTGCGCCTAAACGTAGTGAATCTTGCCGCCGAGCAGTTCACCAATCTGTACACTTGGCTCGAGGTCGACTTTGATCCATTGAACCTCTGCAAGCGCGTGCAGACCGTCATCGACTTTATCTCCGCCGACGAGAACAGTCTCCTCAACCAATACACGCAGTCGCTGCAGGACGTTACCCTGATGCGTCTGATCCGTCAGGTATCGCAGGTCTACCAGTCCATCGAGTTCACTCGGCTCTTGGAGCTGGCCCAATTCACCGATGCCTTCTACTTGGAGCGCATCCTCGTCGACTGTGTCCGCCACAACGACATGCAAATCACAATCGACCACAAGAGACGATGCATCCACTTTGGCACGGACTTGACTGAAAGCCAACGGGAAGACCATCCCGACGGCCCCCAACTGCAATCCATGCCCTCCGAGCAAGTACGCTCGCAGCTCGTCAACATGGCCGTCGTCTTGCACCGCGCAATCGCCGCAATCTACCCGAACAGGAAGAAGGAGGAGCGCGAGAAGGCCCGCTTGCAAATGGTCGAGAACTACCACGAAATCAAGGACAAGGAGCACCACCGCATCCTCCAGCGCCAGAAGATCATCGAGGACCGCAAGGAATTCATCGAAAAGTTGAACATTGCCCGCGAGGAAGAGGAACTTCGTCGCCAGGAGGAGCTCTCGCGCCAGCACAAACTCGCCGAGCAAAAGCGCATCGAACAAGAAATCGAGGAGCGTGAGCGCAAGCGTCGCACCAACGAAATCCAGGCCATCAAGGAAAAGAGTTTGAAGGAGAAGATGCAACAAATGTCGCAGACCGCGCACGGCAAAAAGATGCTTTCGAAATTGGACGAGGAAGGCTTGAAGAAGCTCGACGCCGAGCAGATCGCTGCCCGCGAAACCGAAGAACTGCTCAAGGAgcgcaaggaactccagatgaaGTTGAAGTCGCAAGAGAAGAAAATCGACTACTTCGAGCGAGCCAAGCGCATGGAGGAAATCCCGCTCATCGAGAAGTTCTTAGCCGACAAACGCGTCCAGGACATGGAGTTCTGGGAGCGCCAAGAAGCAACGCGTATCGAGAATGCGATTGCCGAACGCAAGAATGCCGTGGCCCAGCAAGAGCGCCTGAAGCGCATGCACCCCGACCGGGATGCTTTCATGGAGAAATTGCGTGCCGAGCGCCAGTCACTCTATGTCGAGAAATTGAAGGAGTTCAACGCGTTCTTGGAAGAGGAGCGCAAGGCTCGCTTGGCCAAGCGAATTATAGAGCGACGCGAGGCTCGTCGCCAGGCTTGGATCAAGGAGAaggaagaggagaaacgtcgCCGCGAAGAGGAAATCCGCAAGGCGCAGGAGGAGAAGGAACGCCAAGAAGCCGAGCGTCGCCGCAAGGAGCGCGAAGCAGAGGAAGAAAAGCGACGTGTCATGTTCGAGAAACAACGCCAAAAGGAGGAGGAAACCGAGCGTCGTATTCAAGAAGAGCGTGAGCAACTGGCCCGCAAAGAAAAGGAGCGTGAACGCGACACCCGTGACACGCGTGATGCATGGCGCGGTGGACAGGATCGCGGCGAGCGCGAGGATGGATGGCGCAAGGGACCGCCACGTCCAacagctgctgctgctgctggtgGCGAGTCAGGTGCTCCTGAATCATCGTGGCGCACACATCGCGACACTCAAGGCGGCGGAAGAGGCCCCGCTCCAGGACAAGGCGGTGGCGAGAAGTGGCGTCGCACTGGCGATGATCGTCCAATCCGCCGTGATGACCGACCGCCGCGTGACGATTTCAGACGTGGTGGTGACGACCGCGACCGTGATGGTGGACGTGACAGACGTGATGATCGCGACAAGGACCGTCGCGATGATAGATACGGACCTCCGAGACGTGATGGGCCACGGGATGGACCGCGAGGTGAGAATCGTGGCGGTGACAATTGGCGAGCAAGACCTGCACCACGGGATGATGATCGAGATGGCCGCGATGGACGACGACCACCGCAAGGCGGTGACAGAGATCGTGATCGTGACCGACCATCCGCTCGCGGACCGCCCACCAAGGACGGAAGCTGGCGAAGCGAGAGGCAGATAAACCGCGACGATGACCGTAAGGAACGACCTCCACCACGACAGGAACGAG ACAACCGCGATCGAGACGACGGCGAGTGGACGAACGTGAAGCGTCGCTAG